AACGGCGGCTCGGAGAGCTGCAGACCGGAGTCCTCACGGCTGGCGAGTGCGGAACGCAGCGACAGGGTGGAGAGCAGGAAGGCATCGGCCCGGCCCGCCGTCACGCCGTCGATCCCAGAGACCTGGTCGGGGAAGACCACGATCTGGTCCTGCGGCACACCCACTCCGGTGGCCACGGACTCCTCGACACCGCCCACGATCACGCCGAGGACCACCTCGGGATTGGCGACGACGTCGTCCAACGTCGTCAAGCCCAGCGGATTTCCCTCGGGGACCAGGAACGCATAGGGCGCGTTGTAGTCGGGGTTGGTGAACAGGATCTGTTCGCATCGCGCGGGAGTGATGTACATCCCGGCCGCGATCACATCGAAGAGTCCGGCGTTCAGCCCCGGAATCAAGGAACTGAAGTCTGCGAGCTTGGGGACGAACTCGTCCACGCCCAGCCTGCTGAAGATCTCTTTGCCGACCTCGGCGGCCTGACCGGTCAGGTCGCCTTCCGAGTTGATGAACGCGAACGGGGTCTCGTTGGCGAACCCCATCCGAACGTTGCCTCGCTCGCGCAACTGATCGAGAAGATCGCCGCCGCCTCCCGCCGTCGAGAGGTCGATCGAGCTGCATCCGGCGAGACCGGCACCCAGGCCGACCGCCACAAGACCGCCGGTGGCACCTCGTAGGAAGTTCCGTCGGGTGACGTTTCCAGCAAGCACGGAAGGCCGCTCCCCCACTCGGTGACAGGACGATGCCCAGCCGTCACGCTGCGGCGACTCGGCGTGTCGAACGTAGGCGGAGCCTCTGCGAGCGTCAAAGTTCGACGCGATCGTAACGCCGGGCGTTATGCGAACGAGATAGGAGAAGAAGGCCGTGATTCGCGCGTTCGATCAGCCGCGAAACTATGGGTAACCAGCGATTTCACCCGTTTGGCTTACCTTCGAGTAGCAGATGTGCTATATGGGTCACTATTAGGTTACGATCGACGGCCCGGAGGGCCGATGCGGCCTGATCAGAGGAACTTGCGAACCCACCGGACAGTGTGCATGGAATCCGGTTCACCAGCCGTAAAGCACTATTAACACAACGCGGAGCCGGTCGCCGGAATACCCGTTTCACCACCGCATCGGGTGATTATTCAACTACTGCGAGTGCGTTTCGGGGGCGATTCCGAACTCGTTTCGCGAACGGCCGTTCGACCGTCGAATGCCGGTCGTCGCAAGCAGACAACGATAAAGCTGACCGGGTTCGGCCGTTGCCGATGAATTCCCCAGCGCGCGACTTCCGATCGGCGATCGCGGCACGGGCCGGACGGCCGGGGGCAGGCCGAACCCGCGTGGGCGAGCGATGCGGTCGCAGCGGCGGGTGGTGTTCGCGCTCAGCGGCACGCTGACGGACCGGCGACGCCCCAGACGCCAGGTGGTCGTGACCCCGGCGTCTGGAGCCGCACAACGGATTGGAGCGGTGGTGCGATCTTCTTC
This Actinoalloteichus hymeniacidonis DNA region includes the following protein-coding sequences:
- the ehuB gene encoding ectoine/hydroxyectoine ABC transporter substrate-binding protein EhuB; this translates as MLAGNVTRRNFLRGATGGLVAVGLGAGLAGCSSIDLSTAGGGGDLLDQLRERGNVRMGFANETPFAFINSEGDLTGQAAEVGKEIFSRLGVDEFVPKLADFSSLIPGLNAGLFDVIAAGMYITPARCEQILFTNPDYNAPYAFLVPEGNPLGLTTLDDVVANPEVVLGVIVGGVEESVATGVGVPQDQIVVFPDQVSGIDGVTAGRADAFLLSTLSLRSALASREDSGLQLSEPPFIPEVDGVPQNGAGGFGFRLGERNIVEAFNNELVTLKSEGLLLPIVEPFGFTEDEMTDLTAAELCQAPTA